From one Butyricimonas faecihominis genomic stretch:
- a CDS encoding DJ-1 family glyoxalase III, with translation MRKSFLFLADGFEEVEALGVVDVLRRGTIEVKTVSISDKKEVTGAHGVPVVADLLLSDVKEEEAEFLICPGGMPGAKNLGDCTALVQMIQKHFDKGGYVAAICAAPALVLSKIKMNKRYTMTCYPGFEEYLPEAEMQPHGVVVDGNVITGKGPAYAFKFGLAILEQLTSKKVAEEVAAGMLLD, from the coding sequence ATGAGAAAGTCATTTTTATTTTTAGCGGATGGTTTTGAAGAGGTAGAAGCTCTCGGGGTAGTGGATGTTTTACGTCGGGGAACGATCGAAGTGAAAACGGTTTCTATTTCCGATAAGAAAGAGGTTACAGGTGCGCATGGAGTTCCTGTGGTGGCCGATCTTTTGTTGAGTGACGTGAAAGAAGAAGAGGCAGAATTCTTGATTTGTCCGGGCGGAATGCCGGGAGCCAAGAATCTGGGAGATTGTACGGCATTGGTGCAAATGATTCAAAAACACTTTGACAAAGGTGGTTACGTGGCGGCTATTTGTGCAGCTCCGGCTTTGGTGTTGAGTAAGATAAAAATGAACAAAAGATATACAATGACTTGCTATCCGGGATTTGAAGAATATTTACCAGAAGCCGAAATGCAACCTCATGGCGTGGTGGTTGATGGCAATGTGATCACGGGCAAAGGTCCGGCATACGCTTTCAAATTCGGTTTGGCTATTTTGGAGCAATTAACTTCCAAAAAAGTGGCTGAAGAAGTTGCGGCTGGAATGTTACTGGATTAA